Proteins co-encoded in one Gossypium arboreum isolate Shixiya-1 chromosome 11, ASM2569848v2, whole genome shotgun sequence genomic window:
- the LOC128279226 gene encoding putative disease resistance RPP13-like protein 1 has product MIPKVKEITARLNSLTTRRSSLGLSDILSQAPTSKGKQPRLQPTSVLDGVVEYVGRHKEKTEMIELLKGDNSNGVSVLSIVGMGGMGKTTLAQLVYNDATINKSFDLKAWVCVSDNFDAIAITKAILQSITSESCDYSNLDLLQVKLKEKLSGKRFLLVLDDIWNENYNDWTILRSPFGEGTTIIVTTRHQIVSSIVDPLKAFHLDKLSNDDCLSIFTQHALNARNFDGHPHFKEIGKKIIRKCNGLPLAAKAIGSLLRTVNHHREWERIYESEIWDLPEEQCGIIPALRLSYHHLPSYLKRCFAYCSILPKDYEFEEEEIILLWRAEGLLQQKAMPQIKDLGNQYFQDLVSRSFFQISSKDESKFVMHDLINDLAQVVAKEICSKLEGDRQQKFSNRTRHSSYVVSRYDTVKKFEAFTQAKSLRTFLPLFSGDFFLNRASF; this is encoded by the coding sequence ATGATTCCAAAGGTGAAAGAGATCACTGCTAGACTGAATAGTTTGACTACTCGAAGAAGTAGTTTGGGGTTGAGTGACATCTTGTCTCAAGCTCCAACCTCCAAGGGAAAGCAACCCAGGCTGCAACCCACTTCCGTTCTGGATGGAGTTGTGGAGTACGTTGGAAGACACAAGGAAAAGACAGAAATGATTGAGTTGCTCAAAGGTGATAACTCCAATGGAGTTTCAGTCCTTTCCATCGTCGGCATGGGAGGGATGGGTAAAACAACTCTTGCTCAGCTTGTTTACAATGATGCCaccatcaacaaatcttttgaTCTCAAGGCTTGGGTATGTGTTTCTGATAACTTTGATGCAATTGCTATAACAAAGGCAATTTTACAGTCCATCACTTCTGAGTCATGTGATTACAGTAACTTGGATTTACTTCAAGTTAAGTTGAAGGAGAAGTTATCTGGGAAAAGATTCTTGCTTGTTTTAGATGACATTTGGAACGAGAATTATAATGATTGGACCATCTTACGGTCTCCGTTTGGAGAAGGGACCACTATCATTGTAACCACTCGTCATCAAATTGTTTCATCGATTGTGGATCCGCTCAAAGCTTTTCATTTGGATAAGCTATCAAATGATGATTGTTTATCCATATTTACACAGCATGCATTAAATGCAAGAAATTTTGATGGACATCCCCACTTCAAAGAAATTGGAAAGAAAATTATTAGAAAGTGCAATGGCTTGCCTTTGGCTGCAAAAGCTATTGGAAGCTTGCTACGCACAGTTAATCATCATCGAGAATGGGAAAGAATATACGAGAGTGAGATATGGGACTTACCAGAAGAGCAATGTGGCATAATTCCAGCTTTGCGATTAAGCTACCATCATCTTCCGTCATACTTGAAACGATGTTTTGCATATTGCTCCATACTTCCtaaagattatgaatttgaagaagaagaaattatCTTGTTATGGAGGGCAGAAGGTCTCTTGCAACAAAAAGCTATGCCTCAAATTAAAGATCTCGGAAATCAATATTTTCAAGATCTAGTGTCCAGGTCATTTTTTCAGATATCCAGTAAAGATGAGTCTAAATTCGTAATGCATGACCTTATCAATGATTTAGCTCAAGTAGTTGCAAAAGAAATTTGCTCAAAATTAGAGGGTGATAGGCAACAGAAGTTCTCAAATCGCACTCGACATTCTTCTTATGTAGTCAGTAGATATGACACAGTGAAGAAGTTTGAAGCATTTACTCAAGCGAAATCATTACGTACGTTTTTACCCTTGTTTTCTGGTGATTTTTTTCTAAATCGGGCGTCTTTTTAA
- the LOC108471201 gene encoding putative disease resistance RPP13-like protein 1, whose protein sequence is MSAIGEAALSVFLELLGGRLLDSALNFVTDHEQLHPQLKQWLSILPDIQAVLDDAEEKQIKNEGVKKWLEDLQDLAYDVDDILDEFAYEELRLKLNKSQAQASTSKVWKLIPTCCTSSNFTPTSFLFKNSMIPKVKEITDRLNSLTTRRSSLGLSDILSQAPTSKGKQPRLQPTSVLDGVVEYVGRQKEKTEMIELLKGNNSNGVSVLSIVGMGGMGKTTLAQLVYNDATINESFDLKAWVCVSDNFDAIAITKAILQSITSESCDYSNLDLLQVKLKEKLSGKRFLLVLDDIWNENYNDWTILRSPFGAGTTIIVTTRLQIVSSVVDPLKAFHLDKLSDDDCLSIFTQHALKARNFDGHPQFKEIGEKIIRRCNGLPLAAKAIGSLLRTVKYHREWERIYESEIWNLPEEQCGIIPALRLSYHHLPSYLKRCFAYCSIFPKDCEFEEEEIILLWRAEGLLQQKAMPQVKDIGNQYFQDLVSRSFFQISSKNESRFVMHDLINDLAQVVAGDICSKLEGDMQQQFSNRTRHSSYDAGEYDTVKKFEALDQVKSLRTFLPFQLSGYGRLYLTNVVLVDLLPKLGYLRVLSLNGYCITELPDVFEKLKHLRYLNFSHTQIKCLPDSLCTLYHLEILLLKNCDRLQRLPSKMGNLVNLYYLDIRGANSIERIPFRFDKLTNLQRLSDFIIAEGDGHSIRELKYLSNLKGDFCLSGLENVNAEDAGEARLNEKQGIDRLLLEWSRDFKKDTRKKEVEEWVLDSLQPSKKLELLVIQNYGGAKFSTWIADSSFKNMLSLELHDCKNCKSLPSIGRLLLLKDLLISGLDQVHKIGAELFGENQSNAFASLESLRFGNMLNWEEWDLCKDDEQVSKFPSLRFLSISRCPLLLGRLPTILQSLQKLEIYECKRLVVSISSFTLLCELRVEGCEELVDEDSLSVQKVTCLKYVSLSNISKFNISAERIMLRFANSETFRTSGWKELGSLSQNGLSIVGHRFIEIKNCPQLVSLETEEERLQLDKIPGVEYLEIDNCERLNRLPEVLYAFPFITRMVLEDCPGFVCFAESNFPPALKQLRIVNCVNLQYLVDKQENNNKSMSSNTCLLERLEIIRCQCLIWLSSRGDICNRLQHLKISCCSKLSSLFLNAKLPVMLKKLVIWDCSVLECIAQDFLETPDLESILIRGAEKIKSLPRGLDKLSHLQEIQLCWCPNLVSFEESGLPTTNLRVLKISNCENFGALPKCINNFTSLRELSVLKCSADISFPEEGFPTNLTSLAISNAPKIYTSLVEWGFNRLTSLQQLTITGEGSSHVVSFPEEAIGMMLPPSLTEVVIYNFGNLEFMCSKGLQHLTSLQQLTICNCPKLASLPEKDMLLSLEKLDISYCRSLKEGCSRGRGREWSKISHIPLVKINHETVIPRELD, encoded by the coding sequence ATGTCTGCAATTGGAGAGGCTGCTCTGTCTGTGTTTCTGGAGCTGTTGGGGGGAAGGTTGCTCGACTCTGCGCTCAACTTTGTTACCGATCATGAGCAACTCCACCCGCAGCTCAAGCAGTGGCTGTCCATATTGCCCGATATCCAAGCAGTGTTGGACGATGCAGAGGAGAAGCAGATCAAGAACGAGGGCGTGAAGAAATGGTTGGAGGATCTCCAGGACTTGGCTTACGATGTGGATGACATCTTGGATGAGTTCGCTTATGAAGAGTTACGTCTCAAGCTCAACAAATCGCAAGCTCAAGCCAGCACTAGCAAGGTATGGAAACTCATTCCTACCTGCTGTACCAGTAGTAATTTCACTCCCACTTCTTTCCTGTTTAAGAATTCCATGATTCCGAAGGTGAAAGAGATCACTGATAGACTGAATAGTTTGACTACTCGAAGAAGTAGTTTGGGGTTGAGTGACATCTTGTCTCAAGCTCCAACCTCCAAGGGAAAGCAACCCAGGCTGCAACCAACTTCCGTACTGGATGGAGTTGTGGAGTATGTTGGTAGACAGAAGGAGAAGACAGAAATGATTGAGTTGCTCAAAGGTAATAACTCCAATGGAGTTTCAGTCCTTTCCATCGTGGGTATGGGAGGGATGGGTAAAACAACTCTTGCTCAGCTTGTTTACAATGACGCCACCATCAACGAGTCTTTTGATCTCAAGGCCTGGGTATGTGTTTCTGATAATTTTGATGCAATTGCTATAACAAAGGCAATTTTACAGTCCATCACTTCTGAGTCATGTGATTACAGTAACTTGGATTTACTTCAAGTTAAGTTGAAGGAGAAATTATCGGGGAAAAGATTCTTGCTTGTTTTAGATGACATTTGGAACGAGAATTATAATGATTGGACCATCTTACGGTCTCCGTTTGGAGCAGGGACCACTATCATTGTAACCACTCGTCTTCAAATTGTTTCATCTGTTGTGGATCCACTCAAAGCTTTTCATTTGGATAAGCTATCAGATGATGATTGTTTATCCATATTTACACAACATGCATTAAAAGCAAGAAATTTCGATGGACATCCCCAGTTCAAAGAAATTGGAGAGAAAATTATTAGAAGGTGCAATGGCTTGCCTTTGGCTGCAAAAGCTATTGGAAGCTTGCTACGCACAGTTAAATATCATCGAGAATGGGAAAGAATATATGAGAGTGAGATATGGAACTTACCAGAAGAGCAGTGTGGCATAATTCCAGCTTTGCGATTAAGCTACCATCATCTTCCGTCATACTTGAAACGATGTTTTGCATATTGCTCCATATTTCCTAAAGATTGTgaatttgaagaagaagaaattatCTTGTTATGGAGAGCAGAAGGTCTCTTGCAACAAAAAGCTATGCCTCAAGTTAAAGATATTGGAAATCAATATTTTCAAGATCTAGTGTCAAGGTCATTTTTTCAGATATCCAGTAAAAATGAGTCTCGATTTGTAATGCATGACCTTATCAATGATTTAGCTCAAGTAGTTGCAGGAGACATATGCTCCAAACTGGAGGGTGATATGCAACAACAGTTCTCAAATCGCACTCGACATTCTTCTTATGATGCTGGAGAATATGACACAGTGAAGAAGTTCGAAGCATTGGATCAAGTGAAATCATTACGTACTTTTCTACCTTTCCAGTTGTCAGGTTATGGGAGGCTTTATTTAACTAATGTTGTTTTGGTTGATTTGTTGCCAAAACTTGGCTACTTAAGGGTGCTTTCTTTGAATGGGTATTGTATCACTGAGTTGCCTGatgtttttgaaaaattaaaacatcttcgCTACTTGAATTTTTCTCACACCCAAATCAAATGCCTACCTGATTCTTTGTGCACTCTCTACCACTtggaaatattattattaaaaaattgtgATAGGCTTCAAAGGCTACCTTCAAAGATGGGAAATCTTGTCAACTTGTATTATCTTGATATTAGAGGTGCGAACTCAATAGAAAGGATTCCTTTTAGATTTGATAAGTTAACGAATCTTCAAAGGTTATCTGATTTTATAATAGCGGAAGGTGATGGACATAGTATCAGAGAATTGAAATATTTGTCAAACCTCAAAGGTGATTTTTGTCTTTCTGGGTTGGAGAATGTTAATGCTGAAGATGCAGGCGAAGCCAGGTTAAATGAGAAGCAGGGGATTGATCGATTGCTATTGGAATGGAGTCGGGACTTTAAGAAAGATACAAGGAAAAAAGAAGTTGAAGAATGGGTGTTAGACTCTCTTCAGCCTTCGAAAAAGCTTGAGCTACTCGTTATTCAGAATTATGGTGGTGCGAAATTCTCTACTTGGATTGCAGATTCTTCCTTCAAGAATATGTTGTCATTGGAGCTTCACGACTGTAAAAATTGCAAATCTCTACCATCGATTGGAAGGTTGTTGTTGTTAAAAGATCTTTTAATTAGTGGTTTGGATCAAGTACACAAGATTGGTGCTGAGTTGTTTGGAGAAAATCAATCAAATGCTTTTGCATCATTAGAGTCTCTGCGTTTTGGCAATATGCTGAATTGGGAGGAGTGGGACCTATGTAAAGATGATGAGCAAGTATCGAAATTCCCCAGCCTTCGTTTTCTTTCAATCAGTAGATGTCCTCTATTGCTGGGAAGGTTGCCAACCATCCTTCAATCCTTGCAGAAACTTGAAATCTATGAGTGTAAGAGACTGGTAGTTTCAATTTCAAGTTTTACCTTGCTGTGTGAATTAAGGGTTGAAGGGTGTGAAGAATTGGTGGATGAAGATTCTTTGTCTGTACAGAAGGTTACCTGTTTGAAATATGTGTCTCTTTCAAATATTTCAAAGTTTAATATTTCAGCAGAGAGGATAATGTTGAGATTTGCAAACTCTGAAACATTCAGGACCTCTGGTTGGAAGGAGTTGGGATCTTTGTCGCAAAATGGGTTAAGCATAGTCGGGCATCGATTCATTGAGATTAAGAATTGTCCCCAGTTGGTCTCTTTGGAAACAGAGGAGGAGAGATTGCAACTTGACAAGATTCCAGGTGTTGAATATCTGGAAATAGATAATTGTGAAAGGCTCAATAGACTACCAGAAGTCTTATATGCTTTCCCATTCATTACAAGAATGGTACTTGAAGACTGTCCAGGCTTCGTTTGTTTTGCAGAGAGTAACTTTCCTCCTGCTTTAAAACAGCTGAGGATTGTGAATTGCGTGAATTTGCAATATTTGGTTGATAagcaagaaaataataataagagtaTGAGTAGCAACACTTGTCTTCTTGAGCGCTTAGAAATAATCCGCTGTCAATGTCTAATATGGTTATCATCAAGGGGCGATATATGCAATCGGCTTCAACATCTCAAAATTAGCTGTTGTTCAAAGCTAAGTAGCTTATTTTTAAACGCCAAGTTACCCGTAATGCTTAAAAAGCTAGTTATTTGGGATTGTTCAGTGTTGGAATGCATAGCCCAAGACTTCCTTGAAACCCCTGATCTCGAAAGCATTCTAATTAGGGGTGctgaaaaaattaaatcattaccGCGGGGATTAGACAAGCTCAGCCATCTTCAGGAGATTCAATTATGTTGGTGTCCAAATCTGGTTTCATTTGAAGAAAGTGGGTTGCCCACCACAAATCTCAGAGTACTCAAGATTTCcaattgtgaaaattttggagCCCTTCCCAAGTGCATCAACAACTTCACCTCCCTTCGAGAATTATCGGTGTTGAAGTGTTCGGCTGACATATCCTTTCCAGAAGAGGGTTTCCCTACCAACCTCACATCACTTGCAATCTCAAACGCACCCAAAATTTATACATCACTTGTTGAATGGGGATTTAACAGACTCACCTCTCTTCAACAACTCACCATCACCGGTGAAGGAAGCTCACATGTGGTGTCATTTCCAGAAGAAGCGATAGGAATGATGCTGCCTCCTTCTCTCACCGAAGTCGTAATATATAATTTTGGGAATTTGGAATTCATGTGCTCCAAGGGCTTACAACACCTCACCTCTCTTCAACAACTGACCATCTGTAATTGTCCTAAGCTCGCCTCTCTTCCAGAAAAAGATATGCTTCTCTCACTTGAGAAGCTAGATATTTCCTATTGCCGGTCGCTAAAAGAAGGGTGCAGTAGGGGTAGAGGACGAGAGTGGTCCAAGATTTCCCACATACCTTTAGTGAAAATTAATCATGAAACAGTCATCCCGAGGGAATTAGATTGA